The window TTTGTAGAGCTGAGCTGACAGACCAGGATGCAGGAGACTCCTAGGTGCAACACTCGGTTCCAACTCTGAGGTGAGGACCCTCTGAGGGATAAGCATGGTGATTCTCCCAAACTGGTTGGTTACTGAGATGATTTATGGAGAATTAGGGCTAGATTGAGGGAGTATGTGATGGGGAGGCAGAAAGGCAAGGGATGGATGATGTcaggagaagagaattctgggagtgcTCAAGGCAGGTAGGAGAATTTTCTGGGTGGTGTGTCCGGTGGGTAGGTGTTGATAAAGCTCCATCAGTGGGCCTTGGGAACACAGAGGGACAAATGGACTTTTGAACTGAGACTTGATCTCAGAGCAGATCACCTACCAGACTCACCATGGGGTTTTATTAGGGGGAGTAGCTCCATGCAGACAGCCCGGGTACCaaaaaagtttgttttcattgctgcttctgcTTGAATGTAAAAGTGGGTCAGATCAGTGCCTTTAGGGGAGAAAGAACAGCAATAGAGAGCAGTCATCAGTGAGAACTTGATACAATGGTGGACCTGAAGTCTAGTTAGGTAAGTcctactatggtgatattttatttgtactaaaatgttatttgtatgttaataaataaagttgcccaggggtcagagctattggcaagccataggaaagctggacggtggtggtgcacagatttaatcccagcacttggtaggcagagctaggtagatctctgtgtgttcaaggatatagccagcattggagacacacacctttaatctcaataccaaccatagaagacctggaggtctgtacagacaggcagtgacgaggtgttcatgtggttgggtttacaaccaatgagaaggcagaacagaaagtctttatgaagacagacacacaggaagtaggtgtctttcagagaggtaggaccactgagaggaagggtaaggttttagctctgagctctgacctcttggctttcttctttgcattggttttgtgtttcttatttaataagatggttggttacatctacatcctactgtagtggtttgaatgagaatggtccccacaggctcatctaTTCAAATGCTTAGTCTCAGGaagtggaattgtttgggaaggatcatggtatgtggccttggtggaagaggtatgtcactggaagtgggcgttgaggtttcaaaagaccactTCTGTAGTTGGATTTACATGAAAGCTTGGCTGATACCTTAGGCTCCTTTCTACCTAGTtcttataactgaaattaacccatttctattaattgaCTTTCTGCCCCGTGGCTTTATTACTTCAAATCTGTATGCCTattctgcttgctctgcatctcttGGTATCTCTGCCTTCTTTGCCCCAGTGTTCTCTATGttctgaaaatcctgcctagctattggcctagCTATTgcctagctttttattaaaccaaccagagtgACACATCGTcagagtgtacaaaaagattattccacaacacacaacAGGTCTAgcccccttctctctgcctgctgcctgcagatcaggatatcAAGCTCTCAGCCACtaccccagcaccatgcctgtctgcttccctaCCTGGTGATCAAAGACCAGCTCTCTAAAATGTCAGTGAGTCCtcaattaaatactttattttataagtagcctTGGTCGTTATGTCTCTTTCTAATAGAACAGTCCTAAGACACCTACCAATAAGTAATCCTTGTGCCTCTGTGAGGCTCCTGTTTGATAATCCTGTATTTTATCACATGGCATCACTCCTGGTGCTGAGGTGAAGGCATCCTACAAGGATCTTGGTGCAAAAGACCCCTCCTCATTTCTTGCTTATGTCCAAATCAGTTAGAACTAAACCCAGCTGGTCTTAAGATCCAATCACAGAATCCCCTTGACATAAACCTGCAAAGGACCCCAGAGTCAAGCCAGATAACTGGCTGTAAGGTCCTCTGAGTGGAACCTTCTATATATTAGCCTACTATACCAGAACTATACAAGTATGCCATCTTGGGTAAAATTATCTTGGTTAAAATTGGTCCCTGGACCAGCCCTAAATTCCTATCCAGTGTCACCCTGAGCTAAAGTTTAACTGCCTGACTGTTgaactgttttctctctgtgtttgtgagcAACTTTGCTGTTTTAGATGCCCAGAGCTGCATATAAAAGTCAGATTGCATTGTTTGCCCTTAAAAATGCAAACCACTCAGCCATTGGGTTTACTTCCCACTAATGTGCTGGGACAGTCCTGCCAGCACTGAAAAAGACTTCATTCAACTTACTCAGGCCTCTCAGGGATTTTTCTCCTCAGGCACCCTATAACACTGgaatatttatttgttcttgCTCCTCTCGAGGAACCTATTGAGACCTCCACAAGCCAAAGGTGCTCCCCCCCCATCCCGCTGCACTGCCAGGCCAAGACAGACAGACCTGGCTGGGTGTCCTTGAAGATGTCATCTCTTCTTGGTGGCTTATTCTTGGGCCAGGTGCTAATGCCTGCGTTGTTGACCAGCACGTCCAGTCCCCCGTACTCCTCAAGCAGAAAGTCGCGCAGGGCGCGGATGCTCTGCGGGTCATCGATGTCCAGCTGGTGGAAGCGCGGGCTCAGACCCTCCGCCTGCAGCTGCTGCACGCGCCTGCCCCGCGCCTCGTCCCGCGCCGTGAGCACCACGTCCCCCGAGAACTTCCGACAGAGGTCACGTGTGATGGCGAAGCCGATGCCCCTGTTACCCCCGGTCACCAGAGCTACCTGATTGCGAGACGACATAGTTGAGTGGACAGTGAGAGACACCTTCCAGAAGAACTACCTCAGCTGACTCCCGGCTACTAAGATGTTGTTGGACTTGAGAGACTGTAGCATCGTGTGCCTGGGGACCTTTGGCCCAGGCACTTGAGCAGTTTTGGGCACTGCCCTTGGCACAACTCAGTAGAGTTTCAGAGTAAACAAGACAAGTCTGAGTTAATGATGGATGAAGTGTTATTTGGCAGAGAGACATCTTAGTCCCAGAAATGGCCAATCGCCTTTATTGGGGAGTGTTAAACCAGGGATGGTACACGTGTTGGCACTGGGCATGGATTCAGTTTTTATAATGGCTTACCACAAGAGAAACTGGATAGTTTATAACAGTCAGAATGTGGAATGTGATGATAGGCAGTTAAGACAAGGGAGAAAGGTGAGGCCAGCTTATAGAGACCCAGAGGACCCCTGGGTCCAAGCCCAGCACTTTGTCTTGAAGGGCTTTTAGAAGGTCATGGTTGGACTGACCTGGAAAGGAAAATGCTGGACTTTGCCAACAGCTCTGAGGTTCTTGGAAGCTACTCACCTGGCAGCCAGGAACTCTTCAGTTGGCCATCTGCTTCTCTAGCCTTAACTTTCTGAGGCTCCATCTTACTTCGAGAAATGAGATCTACCCTGACCATTTGTTCTTCATGGAGTTTATAACATTTCTCTGCAAATGAAATAAGCCTTACAGCTAGTGTAGAATGAGATCTAAGGAATGAGTGGGGACCTGATGGTCCTCTGcttatatgaaaacaaaacaaaacaaaacaaaacaacactgcAGCTAATTCTTGGCTAGGTTTTCCATAATGGcaggaaacatttttaagtcatcACAGGCTGACACACTGGGTACTAGAAAAAAGCCATCAttgtccctgcaggtcagaatGGCAGCTTCCAGGGCACGGGACAGCCCTGTAGAGTACTTTAGAGGAATCAAGGTGTactgttttgtttaaattttaataaaaattatattgataTCTATTGCACGTGGAGCACATTCCCCCGACATTCCCCGCCTCTGTCTAGTCCCACCCGTCGTCCCTCTCTTCCCAGTCACCTTCACTCCTCCTTCATGTCCTGTGTGCTCATCTACATCTCTATTAAATCTTGGATCCATAAACGGGAAGAGgcatgtgatgtttgtctttctgaggcttAATTTGGTGCTTAAGAGGATTACcttcagttgcatccattttcctgtaaatgacaAAATTCTGCTTTTCTTAGTAGTTGgaaatttcagtgtgtgtgtgtgtgtgtgtgtgtgtgtgtgtgtgtgtgtgtgtgtgtctgtgtgtgtgtgtgtgctgcatgtgtgcATTCCTCCATTATTGGATACCTAGGTTGCTTCCATAACTCAGCACTGTGAACTGTGCCTTGGTAAGCAAAGGTGTGCACGTGTCTCTACAATAACTTTCAGTGCTCTTGGGTAAACACCCAGGACTGCAGGAGCAGAGTTGGAGGAtagagtgacttttttttttgagaaccccctgtcatagttagggttctattgctgtgaagagacaccacaaccaggACAACTCTTCTGAAGGAAACATTCACTTGGGCTGGTGTTGGcagaagtattaaggcaactccatgtagttaaaagggaggtttactttgtggggtaacttacaagtaaagggataggttacagggttcGGGAGAgatgaagtgcagtccagcagtgttctctagagaactctgctcagtctacctccagtatccagggtccaggaaccgagAGAgtcggcacatctggatctcaggtcttaagggctcctgtcttggtcCCATCTCCTAGGAGTGACAGTTatggaagcctcaatggaggtagcacttccagatcaaagctggaaaagCTACCGACTattggctggcttacagttcagaggtttagtccattgtcatcgtggagagaagcatggcagcatgcaggcagacatggtgctggggaggagcTGAGATTCTACATATGGATCCTCagggagcaggcagagagagtccctgggcttggcttgagcgtctgaaagctcaaagcccaaccccagtgacacacttcctccaataaggccacgcctcttaatagtgccactcccatgaACTTCTGGGGTCCAtcttcattcaaactaccacattctgtGCTGCTGTCCGTAGTAACTGGATGAGTTCATCCCCTCCAGCATGGCTGtgggctcctgctgctgctgcttgtttttcctttaacatttatttatttatttatttatttatttatttatttatttatttgtgtgtatgtgtgtatgtgtgtgtgtgctttaccTGCATGTcagtatgtacaccatgtgcacaCCTGGTGCCCCTTAAGCTAGGGATATCTCTTCCTCCAAGGCCCAACCTGAGACCCAGAGAAAGAACTAAAGGAAAGATTGCTAAAAGATGTTCCTTCTGTCTGGGCTGAAGATAATTCTCCTGGTCTGGCCAAGCATGTGCCCTAGGTAATAGTACAACTGACTTGGAGGGTTATGCCCATCTGGGTTAAACAATACCCTGTTAGTTCAGAAGCCAGGGAATGGATCAGTACCCTCATAAGATGCCTCCCCGAGGCGGCATCCTCAATTCATGCCAGTTGGCCTGGAACACTCCTTTATCACTGGTACAAAAGCCAGGAACCCAAGACTGCAGACCCTCACAGGACTTAAGGACTGAACAAGTGGATAGAATTTATTCACCCACTTGTCCCTGATCCCTGTACTCTGCCCAGCATGGACCACAAGCATAGAATTTCAATTCTCTGATGGGTTTAAAAGGTGCATTTCCCCCATTCCTCTGTCAAAATGACGTCACCCCATCCTTGCATTTGAATGGGCCAATCCTGGACTGGGAACACAGGGACAACTGACTTGGACTTGATCGCCCCAGGGAGTCAAGATTTCCTCCACCATCTTTGTATCTTTGATGAGGACCTTAACCAGGACTTATGCTGTTTTTGCAGTGAGTACCCAAAATTTACCCTGCTCCATTATATGGATGGCTTATTGGCTGCCAAGGATAAAGAGGCTGTTTAGAGGCTACTCAAAGACCCCCAGGATTCTGGCACGATTAGGCTACTGGGTCCCCAAAAAGAAAGCTCAGCTTTGCACTTCACAGGTCACCTATTTGGGGTATGAACTGAAATAAGGGAAAAGACTATTgtttaaataagttaaaatgaaaaaaaaaaaaaaagaaaaaagaactgtaaAGGAGACTGGTGCAGGCCCTGCATGAACTCTCCCTGACATTACCAAGTCCCTCCCTCTTTATGTCCATGAGAGAAAAGACCTTGCTAAGGGAGTCCTGACCCAAACCCTGGGTCCTTGGAAAAGGCCAGTAGCCTATATTACAAACAGAGACTGGATCCAGAGGCCTCTGGAAGGTCTCCTTGCCTGTGGGTCATAGCAGCTCCTACAGTTCTTGGGAAACTTACATCAGACAAACTTACATTGGGACAAAGTAGAAGATCCTACATGCAGCAGAGTCCTTGCTCAGGGATGAAACTAACTGATGGATGTGACATACTTATTTGACTCAATGCCAAGCTCTCCTTGTAGACAAAGACAGACTGACATAATGATCCTTTGCCATCACCTCTGCCACCCTGCTGCTGGACGACGACCCCAAGGTACCTGTCCATGACTGTCTTGAGATGTTTGGATGTCATCTCAGGACTCATCAGACCTGACAGATGTTCCTCTTAGTAGCAGAGATAGTTGTCCACCGCATGGCAGCTGTTTTGTGCAAAGAAGGAATCGGGTGTGGCGGGGGTGAGAGGGTGGTGGGGGGAGGTCAGTTACAGGCCAACAAGAAGTCACGGGGTACAAGCCCTACCCAGGACAAGTCTGCTCAGAGGGCAGACATAAGAGCACTCAGTCACCAAAATGggctgaaggaaagaaaatgtttatacaGGTAGCTGATGTGCTTTTGCTACAGCTCATGTCCATGGACAAATATATAAACAAGGGGCCTTTTAACATCAGAAGgaaaaatcatcaaaaataaaCAGGAGATTACTACACAGCTTTTGGAGAACATCTGGTTACCTGCCTAACTGGCTATTACACATTGGCCAGGGCACCAAGAAGACCCAGTCCACAGACCCAAGGCAATAGCTATGCAGATCAGGTTGCCAGGGATGAGACTCTAGGGGAACCCAGACTCTCCTGGAATTGTTGGCCACCCCCAAGTCCCTACACCACCTTGATTTGGATGTTCCCAAATGTAACTCATTGGAGATTGTCATATTCTAGCCTGGGAGCCTGGGGAAAGCAGCCATGGTCAGTGGGTCCTACCGGATGGAAGGATTTACATGCCAAAGTCACTGGACAGGAACTGGCTAATTTCCCTACATCACTCCATGCATTTGTCACCTAAAAAGATCTCAGGACTTACCTCCCCTCAGGTCTGGCTACCTGTACACTGAGAAATCCTCCATAACATTTCGGATTGCTGCTTGGCTTGCACCCAGGTAAATATTAGAAAGGACCTGTTGCCTCCAGGACAGTGAAGCCAAGGTACTGTGCCTGGTGAGTTTTGGGAATCTGACTTCACCGAAGGCAAACCAGGACTACATGGATAGAAATATCTGCTGGGCTTTGCTGAGACTGTCTCAGGATGGGTACAGGCTTTGCTTCCTGAACAAAATGGCCCAAGTAGTAGCTAAAGGACTCATAATGGGAATCATTACCAGGTTAGGCCTCCCTTTGTCTCTAGGGTCAATGGCCGGACCTTTATGGCCAAATTATCTCAATTACTTTCAAAGACTCTTCACATGAACTGGAAATTACATTGTAACATCCTCAAAGTTCAGGATGGACAGAAGGATGAATAGAACTATAAAAGATATTAACTGAATACACTGGAGACTGGTGGTAACTAGGTTGATCTCTTGCCTTATGTCCTCCTGAGACCCCCTTGTTCTCCACACTGAGAAAAGTCCACCCCATAGGAGAGAGTCTTTGGACAGCCACCTCCTGTCATCCCTTGGTtacctggggggagggggtgttgtCAGATGGTCTCACTCCAATCTCTGAATCCTTAGAAGGATTACAGTTCACTTTGGAGAAGATCTTGCCTCAGGTCCAGTCTGCTCAGCTTGTTGGGTACCGTCTACCTGAACACTCATTCCAGCCTGGTGATGCTGTGTTAATCTGCTGCTTCAAAACCTATAGGCCCCAATAAAAATCTTCTCCTGGTGCCCCAGATTTCCCCATCACAACCAGATCCTGTCACAGCATGCCTACAACCTACCGCAACATGCACATAGGCTGAGGACTTGCCGACTATTGTCAGGCCTATTTCAGCTTCTACCAAACCACCCTCATCTCACCCACCTCCTCCACATACACTTCCATACACCTTGCCCCCATTCAAAACTCAAAGGCCTCCAATACCTACACCCACtctcccacagaggctccctccTGACTGTGCTCTCAGCAGCCGTTTCCTTCCTTAATCATCCTGCGGCTAACACGATCGTTGGCTTTGTCTGGGCCCAAACTCCCTTACCATGTGGGGATGGCTTACAACCTGTCTCTGCAGCATGACCATAAGTCATTGCTGATACTTGTTCCTGGTCCCAGCCCCAGCTAACCCTAGGTGACACACAGGGACAGGGACTGTGTGTTATGTCCAACGCATCA is drawn from Peromyscus leucopus breed LL Stock unplaced genomic scaffold, UCI_PerLeu_2.1 scaffold_481, whole genome shotgun sequence and contains these coding sequences:
- the LOC114700346 gene encoding carbonyl reductase [NADPH] 3-like isoform X1; the protein is MSSRNQVALVTGGNRGIGFAITRDLCRKFSGDVVLTARDEARGRRVQQLQAEGLSPRFHQLDIDDPQSIRALRDFLLEEYGGLDVLVNNAGISTWPKNKPPRRDDIFKDTQPGTDLTHFYIQAEAAMKTNFFGTRAVCMELLPLIKPHGESGR
- the LOC114700346 gene encoding carbonyl reductase [NADPH] 3-like isoform X2 is translated as MSSRNQVALVTGGNRGIGFAITRDLCRKFSGDVVLTARDEARGRRVQQLQAEGLSPRFHQLDIDDPQSIRALRDFLLEEYGGLDVLVNNAGISTWPKNKPPRRDDIFKDTQPEAAMKTNFFGTRAVCMELLPLIKPHGESGR